The proteins below are encoded in one region of Fundulus heteroclitus isolate FHET01 unplaced genomic scaffold, MU-UCD_Fhet_4.1 scaffold_157, whole genome shotgun sequence:
- the si:dkey-250d21.1 gene encoding uncharacterized protein si:dkey-250d21.1 has product MTDCCAAANCDYQQRESENTTPLFSFPLDPERCQQWLNNCHRQDLASQPPEQLHTLYKVCAKHFEPSMIDHQTESSCVLKEDAVPTIFDFTTPVNPQESCNRKRTRDPSEEEVAVVKKSKENVPEIKEELAETAEPQKENQTQEDVAISKAKETLKIYFKEILALTGFSINGANVSADEPIGGVRGQRAHNRICVEKIDKKEILQFGEHFMQEEIQNSLRLSRFFSVLLQDVTNMEGKEQIPVFIRSVTVAGFPQKHLIGFLPCDLDAENLFYTLLSELRNKWGLRMEHCRGLSYLITGSMCQKMRDLTCRILQEFPQVVLSPSDPYAFNIWIIRCMPVPSIQKVADTVEEVAVLLRRIPELSKRLDGKIQTTYGHIKGEVERIKAALSGNWEYGTDAFQTMLEILEPFLTCINEIISKVDEETAEQMAKLKPVLKNFNFIITLVVLKNTLCCVSILNSSLRGIISISSTLQYTISNALKLVSKYQQELAIFHRKWFSDAVGRAKKLGVEIIKPELAQADASETPLEDFYRETMSRPILQYLVAEVKRVFSTEMVRILRWLSLVPSYMADHNFSIRRDKVADANLNNLARPDTFYEELGCWEVKWRHASKRRILPTTVFATLKIPDIGFYPNVQSLLRVLGTVPCVNAEADVYGQYHMVLERCHFYLKATPLDQRLCNMAFVYVNQDVHFSVEKMVESYIEKHPDILQLLQMDEDTTENPSQVAVHGNHAEKDTEEELKQINLEMDADRLVELKCAETDREALKSALQAAVVAAYSSQSKLQSDGCPAQDGEVEYVTKSEMKEVLTVCENAVREGILTEVGSSFFSLIIDRVVKLGEKDYLPIFIRFVDSFDVMRLELLGFLEADLECDVMVQSLLQKITVEWRLDLGNCRGQAYLGSGDVSYKLKAFACKVQEKYPLAISTHCSAYSFNTWWSKSIPVPAVKRALDTFEDILTFFGSSVALEKQLDHVIAYGLRESYEKVQELQGTFCAVWQEKHDSYEVFVQMLEPLVECLEKVKNNPQRWKLSVSERATALLQKVMEFDFIITMVVLKNASSFTRELSAGIQKDQFSAASQLCQISGIVATLNRVKTNMKLFHQNWFDEACAIAQSLRIQIEVPDNSLPKDGLIKPATYYKDCLSVPLVDNLINAVKDHFSDDHKEALNFLSLVPCSVTVSYMFESLKSKPPLYSSDLPDADNFFTELCCWRVTWKTKVASVTIPSSIFHTLRLPLMQYFGNINILLRIMSVLPSTTLEDCGVVMRHKKFQDYLRNTDPKDRSVCLAMLHVSTDFNRDLDRMVSQCLKVTPQALEGICLDKESKSLIRTTENNMEVDNIKEDEEELCVQHSPEKLQDQVMKAADENGLTGDNSQSLATVFRLAALLGRKRSGLCDLAEEDREPLVQELKLCHWFGSESKSTPWISDDEIVTLLINGIRDVILREIQESPFFSLIVDRAVKVADKTHLPVFVRYVGEAAPKVELMGFLPFDEGSSVERQAASLAKILTEDWGLPMSQCRGQAFMHLGLSFQGLKKMSLDFLSNYPLCVVTPSESCGLAHWLASSVPCPSVAKMLDITEDLLLFFDESPHLEEQLAQAVDGLLNMPREALEEIPETCCSKWKKREDFFDILADTLEGVLSCLDAVSSSATGAKSMHAQVLSTALRNMDFIITLVILKNACAPLRNCSTVFRCGNPADILCEVEKIPLIIGTLENSLQNISTVHAAWFEQAFLLATKVAPEQVCFSEEANSYDSPEIYYRDTLSIPLLHSLIEEMKYSFSDSHLKALSILSLLPSCNPQPVLSESGEKPFSLYLTDLPEPDVAEQEINAWAAFWREKSQEIALPTSIAEALVHPESKSHPTVTLLLRLVAVLPSVGMECDLMRSTLNSMRDLFKNTACRGSRISQVMLSSHPSTLQRLPEVIEKCVEVDPESASCLSQVMKVLQRLKLDRRDLEVKVAEAAELQESSVAEKPAAGAVTAPCQETTREEAEGPRTAVSFYEPQLREQILKELWDSQFFTIITEQTVEIDGELYIPLCIRYLNKEDIQCEETLAFIPFAEDSLALSEAIETALSEKWGLNMEYCRGQASLSVGEVGAQMRAVSLAIATKYPQAIRTVSSALSLNVWLARSSPAEEAASGAVLIDKLLHWLTEDVERQNILEDMIILMFQQDEAKASELRDKLIKNWEKSHDMHEVMVDIMEAAVLCLNELKGEGSTSDQQQAAHFFNLIRNFEFIFSTVVLKNVLAVTKKLSQSLQGKPLDMLLAVSGLPDLKVALGKLKSEIDIHHKSWFEEAVSLASKLNVQMLHPVLLEPLSDFYKESVSIKVVEHSIAEIDDLFTDKVLDTLRCLEIVPYAMFKVETSILSGLVFRLYKEDLPDQSSLHSEMKAWKEKWLDPLAGYLPATVLDTLKISQIRSFSNIETLLRLQVILPFSRRESNFRQGRRSLQEFLQQEKRSLSELHPL; this is encoded by the exons ATGACTGACTGCTGCGCTGCAGCGAACTGTGATTACCAGCAGCGGGAGTCTGAAAACACCACTCCACTTTTCAGCTTCCCTTTGGACCCGGAGCG TTGCCAACAATGGTTGAACAACTGCCACCGCCAAGATTTGGCATCACAGCCTCCAGAGCAGCTGCACACGCTGTACAAAGTTTGTGCTAAACACTTTGAGCCCTCAATGATTGACCACCAG acCGAGTCTAGCTGTGTGTTAAAGGAGGATGCTGTACCTACAATATTCGACTTTACTACCCCTGTGAATCCACAGGAATCATGTAACAGGAAGAGAACTAGAGACCCA TCAGAAGAGGAAGTTGCTGTTGTGAAGAAATCAAAAG AAAATGTACCGGAAATAAAGGAAGAGCTAGCAGAAACTGCAGAGCCACAGAAAGAAAACCAAACCCAAGAGGACGTAGCCATCTCAAAAGCAAAAGAGACtctgaaaatttattttaaggaaaTCCTGGCACTGACTGGATTCAGTATCAATGGGGCCAACGTCAGTGCCGATGAGCCAATTGGAGGTGTGCGGGGTCAGCGGGCTCACAATCGTATCTGTGTGGAGAAAATAGACAAGAAGGAAATCCTGCAGTTTGGCGAACACTTCATGCAAGAGGAGATCCAAAACAGCCTCAGACTGTCCAGATTCTTCTCCGTTCTGCTTCAGGACGTGACAAACATGGAGGGAAAGGAGCAGATTCCAGTTTTCATCCGGTCGGTAACGGTTGCAGGGTTCCCCCAGAAGCACCTGATTGGCTTTTTACCGTGCGATTTAGACGCAGAGAAtctgttctacacgcttctttCTGAGCTGAGAAACAAATGGGGTCTGAGGATGGAGCACTGTAGAGGACTCAGTTATCTCATCACAGGAAGCATGTGTCAGAAGATGCGGGATCTTACCTGCAGAATCCTGCAAGAGTTTCCACAGGTGGTGCTGTCACCAAGCGACCCATACGCGTTCAACATATGGATCATTCGCTGCATGCCTGTGCCCTCCATCCAAAAAGTTGCAGATACTGTAGAGGAGGTGGCCGTATTGCTCCGGCGAATACCAGAGCTCAGCAAACGACTGGACGGAAAGATCCAGACGACATACGGGCATATAAAGGGGGAAGTTGAACGGATCAAAGCGGCTCTCAGTGGGAATTGGGAATATGGCACCGATGCCTTCCAGACCATGCTAGAAATCCTTGAGCCATTCCTCACCTGCATCAACGAGATCATTTCGAAGGTGGACGAAGAAACTGCTGAACAGATGGCCAAGCTCAAGCCCgttttaaagaactttaactTCATCATCACACTTGTTGTTTTGAAGAACACCCTCTGCTGTGTGAGCATCCTCAACTCCAGTCTCAGGGGTATAATAAGCATCAGCAGTACCTTACAGTACACCATTTCCAATGCCTTAAAGCTGGTAAGCAAATACCAACAAGAACTAGCAATATTTCACAGGAAATGGTTTTCGGATGCAGTCGGCCGAGCGAAGAAACTGGGCGTGGAGATTATTAAACCAGAGCTGGCCCAGGCAGACGCAAGCGAGACTCCGCTGGAGGACTTCTACAGAGAGACCATGAGTCGGCCCATCTTGCAGTATCTTGTTGCAGAAGTGAAGAGAGTGTTCAGCACAGAGATGGTGAGGATTCTCCGATGGCTCTCCTTGGTGCCGTCTTACATGGCAGACCACAATTTCAGCATTCGCAGGGATAAAGTAGCTGATGCCAACCTGAACAACCTTGCGCGCCCTGACACGTTCTACGAAGAGCTTGGATGTTGGGAGGTGAAGTGGAGGCACGCAAGCAAGCGTCGAATCCTACCTACCACCGTGTTTGCTACCCTCAAGATTCCAGACATTGGGTTTTACCCAAATGTTCAGAGCCTGCTGAGGGTGTTGGGAACCGTCCCATGCGTAAATGCAGAGGCCGACGTGTACGGACAATACCACATGGTACTAGAGCGATGCCACTTCTACCTGAAAGCCACCCCACTGGACCAAAGACTGTGCAACATGGCGTTTGTGTACGTGAACCAGGACGTGCACTTCAGTGTTGAAAAAATGGTGGAGTCGTACATCGAGAAGCATCCAGACATCCTGCAGTTGCTGCAGATG GATGAGGACACAACAGAGAACCCATCACAAG TGGCAGTCCATGGAAACCATGCTGAAAAGGATACGGAAGAAGAACTGAAGCAGATCAATCTAGAGATGGACGCTGATAGGCTTGTGGAGTTGAAATGTGCAGAGACTGATAGAGAAGCTCTAAAATCTGCCCTGCAGGCTGCGGTGGTGGCTGCTTACAGCAGTCAGAGCAAGCTGCAGAGCGACGGCTGTCCCGCTCAGGACGGAGAGGTCGAGTATGTGACCAAGTCTGAAATGAAGGAAGTTCTCACTGTGTGCGAGAATGCTGTCAGGGAGGGGATCCTCACAGAGGTGGGaagttcctttttttccctcatcatTGACCGTGTTGTGAAACTCGGGGAAAAAGACTACCTACCCATCTTCATTAGGTTTGTTGACAGTTTTGATGTCATGCGCTTAGAGTTGCTAGGATTCCTCGAGGCAGATCTGGAATGTGACGTCATGGTACAAAGTCTTCTGCAAAAAATAACAGTGGAGTGGCGTCTGGATTTAGGTAACTGCAGAGGTCAAGCTTACCTTGGCTCTGGTGATGTTTCCTACAAGCTGAAAGCCTTTGCCTGCAAAGTCCAGGAGAAGTATCCTCTTGCTATAAGCACACATTGTTCAGCGTATTCCTTCAACACATGGTGGTCCAAATCAATCCCGGTGCCCGCAGTTAAAAGAGCCCTGGATACGTTTGAAGACATCCTAACGTTTTTTGGCAGCAGTGTTGCTCTAGAAAAACAGCTTGACCATGTGATAGCGTATGGCCTCAGAGAGAGCTATGAAAAGGTCCAAGAGTTACAGGGGACGTTCTGCGCTGTTTGGCAGGAGAAGCACGATTCTTATGAGGTGTTTGTGCAGATGCTGGAGCCCCTGGTCGAATGTCTGGAGAAGGTCAAGAACAACCCACAGAGATGGAAGCTTTCCGTTTCGGAACGAGCCACCGCCCTTCTCCAAAAAGTCATGGAGTTTGATTTCATCATCACCATGGTGGTCTTGAAGAACGCGTCTTCTTTTACCAGAGAGCTCAGTGCGGGTATCCAGAAGGACCAGTTCAGTGCTGCCTCCCAGCTCTGCCAAATCAGTGGGATTGTGGCCACTCTGAACCGAGTGAAGACCAACATGAAGTTGTTTCACCAGAACTGGTTTGATGAGGCCTGTGCCATAGCTCAGAGCCTTAGAATACAGATCGAAGTGCCTGACAACTCTCTTCCAAAAGATGGCTTGATAAAGCCAGCCACCTATTACAAAGACTGCTTGAGTGTGCCCCTTGTTGACAACCTCATCAACGCCGTCAAGGATCATTTCTCAGACGACCACAAAGAGGCTCTCAACTTCCTCTCCCTGGTTCCATGCTCAGTCACAGTGAGCTACATGTTCGAGAGCCTGAAGTCAAAGCCGCCCCTCTACAGCAGCGATCTCCCTGACGCTGACAACTtcttcacagagctctgttgtTGGAGAGTAACGTGGAAGACCAAGGTGGCATCGGTGACCATCCCAAGCTCCATATTTCACACACTGCGCCTGCCGCTCATGCAGTACTTTGGGAACATCAATATCCTGCTGAGGATCATGTCTGTACTTCCCAGCACAACGCTGGAGGACTGTGGGGTTGTGATGCGCCACAAGAAATTCCAGGACTACCTGAGAAACACGGACCCTAAGGACAGATCTGTGTGTTTGGCCATGCTCCATGTCAGCACGGACTTCAACAGGGATCTGGACCGAATGGTTAGCCAGTGTTTGAAGGTCACGCCACAAGCCTTGGAGGGCATCTGTTTG GACAAGGAATCAAAGAGTCTGATCAGGACCACTGAAAATAACATGGAAG TTGACAATATaaaggaggacgaggaggagctCTGTGTTCAGCACTCACCTGAGAAGTTGCAAGACCAAGTGATGAAAGCAGCAGATGAGAATGGGCTCACCGGCGACAACAGCCAGAGCCTGGCTACAGTTTTCAGGCTGGCTGCGCTCCTGGGCAGAAAGAGAAGCGGTCTCTGTGACCTCGCCGAGGAAGACCGAGAGCCTCTTGTTCAGGAGCTGAAGCTGTGCCACTGGTTTGGGAGCGAAAGCAAAAGCACCCCGTGGATTAGTGACGATGAAATAGTGACCCTCCTAATAAATGGAATCAGAGATGTCATACTCAGAGAAATCCAGGAATCTCCATTTTTCTCCCTGATCGTAGATAGGGCAGTTAAAGTTGCAGACAAGACCCACCTACCCGTTTTCGTCCGCTACGTCGGGGAAGCCGCTCCAAAAGTGGAACTTATGGGGTTCTTACCGTTTGATGAAGGCAGCAGTGTTGAAAGGCAAGCAGCTAGCCTTGCAAAGATTCTCACTGAAGACTGGGGCTTGCCCATGTCTCAGTGCCGGGGCCAAGCATTCATGCATTTGGGCCTAAGTTTTCAAGGTCTGAAGAAAATGTCTTTAGACTTCCTCAGCAACTACCCACTTTGTGTCGTAACGCCCAGTGAGTCTTGTGGCCTCGCTCACTGGCTGGCCAGTAGTGTGCCTTGCCCCTCCGTGGCAAAGATGCTGGACATCACAGAagatctgctgctgttctttgaTGAATCTCCTCACCTGGAGGAACAGTTGGCACAGGCCGTCGATGGGCTTTTAAATATGCCAAGAGAGGCTTTAGAGGAAATCCCAGAGACATGCTGctcaaagtggaaaaaacgagAGGACTTTTTCGACATCCTTGCCGATACATTAGAGGGCGTGCTCAGCTGCTTGGATGCTGTTAGCTCTAGTGCCACTGGTGCCAAGTCGATGCATGCACAGGTTTTGTCTACTGCTTTGAGGAACATGGATTTCATTATCACTCTTGTGATTTTGAAGAACGCCTGTGCCCCTCTTCGTAACTGCAGCACTGTTTTCCGCTGTGGAAACCCAGCTGACATCCTTTGTGAGGTGGAAAAAATCCCTTTGATCATAGGAACTCTGGAGAACTCGTTACAAAATATAAGCACCGTGCACGCTGCCTGGTTCGAACAGGCCTTCCTGTTAGCAACCAAGGTGGCTCCCGAACAAGTGTGCTTCTCAGAGGAAGCCAACAGCTACGATTCTCCTGAGATTTACTACAGAGATACTCTGAGTATTCCACTCCTCCATAGTCTGATTGAGGAAATGAAATATAGCTTCTCAGACAGCCATCTAAAAGCACTGTCTATCCTGTCACTGCTGCCTTCTTGCAACCCTCAGCCCGTCCTGTCAGAGTCCGGAGAAAAGCCTTTCAGCCTTTACCTTACGGATCTCCCCGAGCCTGATGTGGCTGAGCAGGAAATTAACGCTTGGGCTGCCTTCTGGAGAGAGAAAAGCCAGGAAATTGCTCTTCCGACATCTATCGCTGAAGCACTTGTCCATCCAGAGTCCAAAAGCCACCCGACTGTCACCTTACTCCTCAGACTGGTTGCCGTCCTGCCAAGTGTCGGCATGGAGTGTGACCTGATGAGGAGCACGCTGAACTCCATGAGGGATCtgtttaaaaacacagcatgCCGAGGCAGCAGAATCAGCCAGGTGATGCTCTCCTCGCACCCCTCCACTTTACAGAGACTGCCAGAAGTCATTGAGAAGTGCGTGGAGGTTGATCCAGAGAGCGCTTCCTGTCTGTCCCAG GTAATGAAAGTTCTCCAAAGGCTGAAGTTGGACAGAA GAGATCTTGAAGTGAAAGTTGCGGaagcagcagagctgcaggaatCCAGTGTAGCAGAGAAACCTGCAGCTGGAGCGGTGACTGCGCCATGCCAGGAGACGACTCGGGAGGAAGCCGAGGGACCCAGGACGGCTGTGTCTTTCTACGAGCCGCAGCTGCGTGAACAGATCCTAAAGGAACTGTGGGACTCTCAGTTCTTCACAATTATAACCGAGCAAACGGTTGAAATTGACGGGGAGCTCTATATCCCATTGTGCATCAGGTACTTAAACAAAGAGGACATCCAGTGTGAGGAAACGCTGGCTTTCATCCCCTTCGCTGAAGACTCTCTTGCCCTCTCTGAGGCGATAGAAACCGCCCTGTCTGAGAAGTGGGGACTCAACATGGAGTATTGCAGAGGGCAGGCCTCGCTAAGTGTTGGTGAAGTAGGAGCTCAGATGAGGGCAGTAAGTTTAGCCATCGCAACAAAATACCCTCAGGCTATCAGGACAGTTAGCTCTGCTTTGTCCCTCAACGTCTGGCTGGCTAGATCCTCTCCTGCCGAGGAAGCAGCCAGTGGGGCGGTCCTCATAGATAAACTGTTGCACTGGCTCACAGAGGATGTAGAGCGCCAGAATATACTGGAAGACATGATCATTTTGATGTTCCAGCAGGATGAGGCGAAGGCCAGCGAGTTGAGGGACAAACTCATCAAGAACTGGGAGAAGAGTCACGACATGCATGAGGTTATGGTGGACATTATGGAAGCAGCGGTGCTCTGCCTGAATGAGCTGAAAGGAGAGGGAAGTACTTCAGACCAGCAACAAGCGGCGCATTTCTTTAACCTGATCAGAAACTTTGAGTTTATCTTTTCCACTGTGGTGCTGAAGAACGTCCTGGCCGTAACTAAAAAGCTCAGTCAGTCTCTTCAAGGAAAACCTTTAGATATGTTGCTCGCTGTGAGTGGCTTGCCTGATCTCAAAGTGGCCCTCGGCAAACTAAAGAGCGAGATTGACATCCATCACAAGTCCTGGTTTGAGGAAGCCGTCTCCCTGGCTTCTAAGCTCAACGTTCAGATGCTGCATCCAGTTCTTCTAGAGCCACTGAGTGACTTTTATAAAGAATCTGTCAGCATCAAGGTGGTGGAGCACTCGATAGCAGAAATTGACGACCTCTTCACAGACAAGGTATTGGATACATTAAGATGTCTGGAGATTGTGCCTTATGCAATGTTCAAAGTGGAAACTAGCATCCTCAGCGGTCTCGTGTTTCGCCTGTACAAGGAGGACTTGCCAGACCAGTCCTCTCTTCACTCTGAGATGAAGGCATGGAAGGAGAAATGGTTGGATCCTCTGGCGGGTTACCTCCCAGCCACTGTGCTCGATACGCTCAAAATATCCCAGATCAGAAGTTTTAGTAATATCGAGACGCTCCTCAGGCTTCAGGTCATTTTGCCCTTCTCAAGACGGGAGAGCAACTTCAGGCAGGGGAGGAGGAGTCTGCAGGAGTTCCTTCAGCAGGAGAAGAGATCCCTCTCTGAGCTCCATCCTCTGTAG